The following is a genomic window from Actinomycetota bacterium.
GCTGGCCCAGAGCGGCGACACCGACCAGGTGGTCAGGGTCGTCGGCCACGGCTGGGGCTACGGCTACGGCCGCGGGTTCGGGTTCCCGTTCGGGCTGATCCTGTTCCCGCTGTTCGTGATCGGGCTCGTGCTGCTGATCCGGGGCGCGTTCGCCCGCGGGCGCTGGGGCGGGCCGCCCCGGTGGTGGGGTCCCGGCGGCTGGGGCCCCGGTGGCCCTGGAGGCCCGGGCGGCTACGGCCCACCCGGACCGTGGGGCGGCCAGGCGGCGTTCGACGAGTACCACCGCCGCCTGCACGAGCAGCCCGGGACGCCGGCCGCGCCCGGTGACACCCCCGCCGAGGGCGGCACCCGGGAGGCGCCGCCGGGGACGGGCACCGCGTAACCGGACGAGCCAGCCGGCAGGGCGGAGGGTTGCCTCCGCCCCGCCGGCTCGTCAGGCTTCGGGCGAGCTGGGAGGGACAGGTGAAGCGGATCCTGGTGGTCGAGGACGAGAGCAGCATCGCCCGGCTGGTCCGGGACTACCTGGAGCACGCCGGGTTCGAGGTGGTGGTGGCCGGCGACGGGGAGGTGGCGCTGGCCGAGGCCCGGCGGGCCCGGCCCGACCTGGTCGTGCTCGACCTGGGACTGCCCGGGCGGGACGGCCTGGACGTGGCCCGGAGCCTGCGCCGGACCTCCAACGTGCCGATCGTGATGCTGACCGCCCGGGGCGACGAGACCGACCGGATCGTCGGCCTGGAGCTGGGCGCCGACGACTACGTGGTCAAGCCGTTCAGCCCCAAGGAGCTGGTGGCCAGGGTCCGGGCCGTGCTGCGGCGGACCGAGGCGGCCGGGCCCGGCGGCTCCGAGGTGCTCCGGGTCGCCGACGTCGAGGTCGACCTGCCCCGCATGCGGGTCGCCGTCGGCGGCCGCCCGGTCGAGCTCACCCCGACCGAGTTCCAGCTGCTGGCGGCCATGGTCCGCGAGCCCGGCCGGGTGTTCACCCGCGGCCAGCTCCTGGACGCGGTCCACGGCGTCGCCTTCGAGTCCTACGAGCGGGCGGTCGACGCCCACGTCAAGAACCTCCGCAAGAAGATCGAGCCCACTCCCGGGCGGCCCCGCTACCTCCTCACCGTCCACGGCGTCGGCTACCGGTTCGCCGATGCCTGACAACGGCCCAGCCGGCAGGGAGTCCGGTCCGGCGGCGGAGGGCGGGGGCGGGCCCGGGCCGCCGTGGGGGCGCCACCGCGGGTACCCGGCCGGGCAGTGGCGGCCGGGGCGGCCGCCGCCGTGGTGGCCGGAGGGAGAGCCGTTCCCGCCATGGCGGGGCGGGCCGCGGCGGCGGTTCCCGCGGCGGGTCGGATTCCTGGTGGCGCTCGCCGTCGGGCTCCTGTTCCTGGCCAGCGGGCTCGCCTGGCGGCTGCTCTGGGGCGGCCAGTACGGGCCGGAGGACGGCCGGGGCTGGAACGGCCCCCCGTTCCCCCTGCTGATCCTGGGCCTGCTCGCGGTGGCCTTCGTGGCCGGGCGGGCCGTGCGGCGGATGGCGGCGCCGATCGGGGAGGTGATGGAGGCCGCCGACCGGGTCGCCGGGGGCGACTACTCGACCCGGGTGCAGCCCCGGGGCCCGGGCGAGGTCGGCCAGCTGGCCCACTCCTTCAACCAGATGACCGAGCGCCTGCAGGCCAACGAGACCCAGCGCCGGGCCCTGCTGGCCGACGTCGCCCACGAGCTGCGGACCCCGCTGTCGGTGATCCGGGGCAACGTCGAGGGCATCCTCGACGGGGTCTACCCGGCCGACGAGACCCACCTGGCCCCGGTCCTGGAGGAGACGGCGGTGATGGCCCGGCTGCTCGACGACCTCCAGACCCTGTCGACCGCCGAGGCCGGGGTGCTGCGGCTCCACCGCGAGCGGGTCGACCCGCTCGCCCTCGCCCAGGACATGACGGCCGCGTTCCGGGCCAGGGCGGACCGGGCCGGGGTCGGGCTCGCCTGCCGCGCGGCCGCGCCGGTCCCCGAGGTCGACGTCGACCCGGTCCGGGTCGGCGAGGTCCTGGCCAACCTCCTCTCCAACGCCATCCGGCACACCCCCCGGGGCGGGTCGGTCGATGTCCTGGTCGGCCCGGACCCGGCCGGGGTGGCCGTCAGCGTGGCCGACACCGGGCCCGGGATCGACGCCCGCGACCTCCCGCACGTGTTCGACCGGTTCGTGAAGTCGGCCGACTCGGGCGGGGCCGGGCTCGGGCTGGCCATCGCCAGGAGCCTGGTCGAGGCCCACGGCGGCCGGATCACGGCCGAGAGCACACCCGGGCGGGGGACCGTGATGCGGTTCGTGCTCCCGGCTGTGGAAGACTCCACCGGTTCGTCGGGGTGACGGCTTACCCTTGTCTGGCACGCATCCGGCGTGCAGCATGGAAGGTGACGGAACGGGCATCCCGACCGAAGCCGACGGCGGCGGGTGGGCGGGGGTGAATGGTCTGGTGACGAACGGCGAGCTGGGCGCGACCGGCCAGCGGATCTACGACTACATCCGCGAGTCGCACGCGGCCACGGGCCTGGTGCCCACGGTGCGCGAGATCCGTGAGGCGATCGGGGTCAAGTCCATCGGGACGGTCGGCTACTGGCTCGACAGGCTCGAGGCGCTGAACCTGATCCGCCGCG
Proteins encoded in this region:
- a CDS encoding response regulator transcription factor; protein product: MKRILVVEDESSIARLVRDYLEHAGFEVVVAGDGEVALAEARRARPDLVVLDLGLPGRDGLDVARSLRRTSNVPIVMLTARGDETDRIVGLELGADDYVVKPFSPKELVARVRAVLRRTEAAGPGGSEVLRVADVEVDLPRMRVAVGGRPVELTPTEFQLLAAMVREPGRVFTRGQLLDAVHGVAFESYERAVDAHVKNLRKKIEPTPGRPRYLLTVHGVGYRFADA
- a CDS encoding HAMP domain-containing sensor histidine kinase: MPDNGPAGRESGPAAEGGGGPGPPWGRHRGYPAGQWRPGRPPPWWPEGEPFPPWRGGPRRRFPRRVGFLVALAVGLLFLASGLAWRLLWGGQYGPEDGRGWNGPPFPLLILGLLAVAFVAGRAVRRMAAPIGEVMEAADRVAGGDYSTRVQPRGPGEVGQLAHSFNQMTERLQANETQRRALLADVAHELRTPLSVIRGNVEGILDGVYPADETHLAPVLEETAVMARLLDDLQTLSTAEAGVLRLHRERVDPLALAQDMTAAFRARADRAGVGLACRAAAPVPEVDVDPVRVGEVLANLLSNAIRHTPRGGSVDVLVGPDPAGVAVSVADTGPGIDARDLPHVFDRFVKSADSGGAGLGLAIARSLVEAHGGRITAESTPGRGTVMRFVLPAVEDSTGSSG